A stretch of Orientia tsutsugamushi DNA encodes these proteins:
- the secD gene encoding protein translocase subunit SecD → MKQFLFNKIFITVLITATALCFVVPNFFDTTKYQWLPQKTINLGLDLKGGSYVLLQLDFDTYVTEQLNIIVGNLRKELRNNKIGYKELKIQKQYIHLELRDSEARFKVENLLRNLETSILIKFSQNNKLHISFTDHKLSELRESLIENSMEIIRMRIDSSGTTEANIQKHGDNNIILEVPGIEDPKHLKNLVTKIAKLTFNIVDSGTVAQDQHISKDLMLVKEQNNPENKLLVRRQPTIGGDLLTNANVSFNKYSQPVVSFTFNSLGTKLFADITKEYQGRRLAIILDGKLLSAPVISEPILGGAGMISGNFSIESAKELSLLLKSGALPAALSVIEEKTIGPTLGSDSIQAGKLAGYIGFVLVCIFMLCIYGILGLFANIALFFSLIYILAILSMLQATLTLPGIAGIILTIGMAVDANILIYERIREELQNGSSILYSVREGFKLSFATIIDSNITTLLAAILLYIFGTGAVKGFAITLAIGILSSMYSATIITRLLIDSWVKYKLPIKLSTTTICKR, encoded by the coding sequence ATGAAGCAATTCTTATTTAATAAAATATTTATTACAGTACTAATTACAGCTACAGCACTTTGCTTCGTAGTTCCGAATTTTTTTGATACTACAAAATATCAATGGTTACCTCAAAAAACTATTAACTTAGGATTAGATTTAAAAGGAGGGTCGTATGTTCTGCTCCAGTTAGATTTTGATACCTATGTTACAGAGCAATTAAATATTATTGTTGGAAATCTTAGAAAAGAATTACGAAATAATAAAATTGGTTACAAAGAGTTAAAAATTCAAAAGCAATATATTCATTTAGAGTTACGAGATAGCGAAGCTCGTTTTAAAGTAGAAAATTTATTGCGCAACTTAGAGACAAGTATACTAATTAAGTTTAGTCAAAATAATAAGCTACACATTAGCTTCACAGATCATAAATTATCAGAGTTAAGAGAATCTTTGATAGAAAATAGTATGGAAATAATAAGAATGAGAATTGATAGTAGTGGAACAACCGAAGCAAATATTCAAAAACATGGAGATAACAACATAATATTAGAAGTGCCAGGAATTGAAGATCCTAAACATTTAAAAAATTTAGTTACCAAAATAGCAAAGCTTACTTTTAACATTGTTGATAGTGGAACTGTTGCTCAAGATCAGCACATATCTAAAGATTTGATGCTAGTTAAGGAACAGAATAATCCAGAAAATAAATTATTAGTAAGAAGACAGCCAACAATAGGCGGAGATTTGCTTACTAATGCAAACGTAAGTTTTAATAAGTATTCTCAGCCTGTAGTTTCATTCACATTTAATAGCTTAGGAACTAAATTGTTTGCTGATATTACAAAAGAATACCAAGGTAGACGGTTAGCTATTATTTTAGATGGCAAACTGTTAAGTGCTCCTGTTATTTCTGAACCAATATTAGGAGGAGCAGGTATGATTTCTGGCAATTTTTCTATCGAATCAGCAAAAGAACTTAGCCTATTACTTAAATCTGGAGCACTGCCAGCTGCATTAAGCGTTATAGAAGAAAAAACAATAGGCCCAACTCTTGGAAGTGACTCAATTCAGGCAGGTAAATTGGCTGGTTACATTGGATTCGTTTTGGTATGTATTTTTATGTTATGTATATATGGCATTTTAGGATTATTTGCTAATATAGCATTATTTTTTAGTTTGATATATATATTGGCAATATTATCAATGTTACAAGCAACATTAACGTTGCCAGGAATTGCTGGTATAATATTAACTATCGGTATGGCTGTTGATGCTAATATATTAATTTATGAACGAATACGTGAAGAGTTACAAAATGGAAGCTCGATTTTATATTCAGTTAGAGAGGGATTTAAATTGTCTTTTGCCACTATTATTGACTCCAATATTACTACTTTATTAGCTGCAATTCTGCTTTATATATTTGGTACTGGAGCAGTCAAAGGTTTTGCGATAACACTAGCAATTGGTATACTATCTTCTATGTATTCAGCAACAATTATAACTAGGCTGTTAATAGATTCATGGGTAAAGTATAAACTTCCGATAAAGTTAAGTACTACAACAATTTGTAAGAGGTAA
- a CDS encoding pyridoxal phosphate-dependent aminotransferase has translation MSLITHRINRIKSSPTLAVAKKASELRQQGKNIISLSVGELNFDTPDNIKAQAIKAINHGMTKYTNVDGMPELKQAVKNKFKTENNLDYQLDELIVSSGAKQVIFNALLATLDIGDEVIIPTPYWVSYPDIVSLTGATSKFIYCHESSNFKITPAQLSNAITDKTKWLLLNSPNNPTGAIYTIEELKLLAEILSIHKNIHIMCDDIYEHIIFDNNKFYTLAAIAPSLKERIFIVNGVSKAYAMTGWRIGYGAGNSEIIKAMIKIQSHSTSNPCSISQVAAIEALTGSQSHIQDNITILQKNRDLAFNILNNTIGLKCHKPTGTFYLFVSCQELLHKVTSTGQKINTSNDFACYLLEEAEVSVVPGEAFGINGYFRLSYAVDTTELNIACLQIKKACEQLI, from the coding sequence ATGTCACTTATTACTCATAGAATCAATCGTATAAAAAGTTCTCCAACATTAGCAGTTGCAAAAAAGGCATCTGAACTTCGGCAACAAGGTAAAAATATAATTTCCTTAAGTGTAGGCGAGTTAAATTTTGATACTCCTGATAACATTAAAGCTCAAGCTATTAAAGCTATAAATCACGGTATGACAAAATACACTAATGTTGATGGCATGCCAGAATTAAAACAAGCAGTAAAAAACAAATTCAAGACTGAAAATAATCTTGATTATCAACTAGATGAGCTAATAGTTAGCTCTGGAGCTAAGCAAGTTATTTTTAATGCTCTATTAGCTACTTTGGATATAGGAGATGAAGTTATTATTCCAACACCATACTGGGTGTCATATCCTGATATTGTATCTCTAACTGGCGCTACTAGTAAATTTATTTATTGTCATGAAAGCTCTAATTTTAAAATTACTCCAGCACAACTTAGTAATGCTATTACTGATAAAACTAAATGGCTATTACTAAATTCACCTAATAATCCTACCGGTGCCATTTATACAATTGAAGAGTTAAAATTATTAGCAGAAATACTTAGCATACATAAAAATATACACATAATGTGTGATGATATTTATGAGCATATTATATTTGATAACAATAAATTTTATACTTTAGCAGCTATAGCTCCAAGTTTAAAGGAAAGAATATTTATTGTTAATGGAGTTTCAAAAGCATATGCAATGACTGGGTGGCGCATTGGTTATGGAGCTGGCAATAGCGAAATTATTAAAGCAATGATTAAAATTCAGTCCCATAGTACTTCTAATCCTTGTTCTATTAGTCAAGTTGCAGCAATTGAAGCATTAACAGGTAGTCAGAGTCATATTCAAGATAATATTACAATTTTACAAAAAAACCGAGATTTAGCCTTTAATATTCTCAATAATACCATTGGGCTTAAGTGCCATAAACCAACAGGAACATTTTATCTTTTTGTTTCTTGTCAAGAACTTTTACATAAAGTTACCTCTACTGGTCAAAAAATAAACACAAGTAATGACTTTGCTTGCTACTTGCTTGAAGAGGCAGAAGTATCAGTAGTACCTGGCGAAGCTTTTGGTATAAATGGATACTTTAGATTATCTTATGCAGTAGATACAACAGAACTAAATATTGCATGTCTGCAAATCAAAAAAGCTTGCGAGCAGTTGATATAG
- a CDS encoding methyltransferase domain-containing protein encodes MSIIKTVRNIFINNANKLKEVYLFITLLPSYIAQKVALAKQHILEVKSKFKNLGATNVDLGIYHLQNGNYNEAIIRFKIVLMLLKKCSDQANYWLSFAYLIKGNYNKSLQHAKLVNQQDITELRNILENHYTLHSVPRQIWSIYKNITFEYYNSRFIGKDINVAKEFVYTLLEVVEELPQDCKILDYGCGNGIIGHTICEMIVKEFTLIGVDCYDRLNEIVNANHQIYDQVMSLWPQDFIEQNSTKEQFNIVIAFASITYSIDINSIITTLYQVLLPGGYLGIVLPANRSNTVFDLQYLWFSYNVCDVEKNLQNFNEQGQFNLVRAREIKIPDQNLSYSILILRK; translated from the coding sequence ATGTCGATTATTAAAACAGTAAGAAATATCTTTATAAATAATGCTAACAAACTTAAAGAAGTTTATTTGTTCATTACTTTGTTGCCATCTTATATAGCTCAAAAAGTAGCTTTAGCTAAACAACATATTCTGGAAGTAAAAAGCAAATTTAAAAATCTGGGAGCTACTAATGTTGACCTAGGTATATACCATCTTCAAAATGGCAATTACAATGAAGCTATTATAAGGTTCAAGATAGTATTGATGTTATTAAAAAAATGTTCAGATCAAGCAAACTATTGGTTGTCATTTGCATATTTAATCAAGGGAAATTATAACAAATCATTGCAACATGCAAAATTGGTAAATCAACAAGATATAACTGAATTACGAAATATTTTAGAAAACCATTACACATTACATTCAGTACCAAGACAAATCTGGAGCATATATAAAAATATTACTTTTGAATATTATAATTCAAGATTTATTGGAAAAGATATCAATGTTGCAAAAGAATTTGTTTATACCTTACTGGAAGTAGTAGAGGAGTTACCGCAAGACTGCAAAATACTAGATTATGGTTGTGGAAATGGCATTATTGGACATACTATCTGTGAAATGATTGTTAAAGAGTTTACGCTTATAGGAGTAGATTGCTATGATAGGCTAAATGAAATTGTTAATGCAAATCATCAGATCTATGATCAAGTTATGTCATTATGGCCACAAGATTTTATTGAGCAAAATTCTACAAAAGAGCAATTTAATATTGTTATTGCTTTTGCTAGTATTACCTATAGCATTGATATTAATTCAATAATAACAACACTATACCAAGTATTATTACCAGGAGGATATCTTGGTATAGTATTACCTGCTAACAGAAGTAATACAGTTTTTGATTTACAATATTTATGGTTTTCTTATAATGTATGCGATGTGGAAAAAAATTTGCAGAATTTTAATGAGCAAGGCCAATTCAATTTAGTAAGGGCAAGGGAGATAAAAATACCAGATCAAAATTTATCGTATAGCATTCTAATACTTAGAAAATAG
- a CDS encoding VacJ family lipoprotein, giving the protein MRIIVAIIITCTTALMIKADTLSIKNSDNYKYTENIKEVQDSHYSDILDINEEICLQAFDPLERINRKIFYLNLFLDYLLLRPIANCYYKVTNNNVKEAVENLINNTAVPVTVINSVLQFKFKNSIVSVWQFIVNTILGIGGLHNIAADFGLQSQPLNFSSTLARYGVKSGPYIILPIFGGMNFRDISNIAFSQLSPLQYIIDKTHADKLINTDILFNKKFAKGVKIIDMVHKRAKLFGNAEFVMKNSIDPYSVYRNISYQTSDYFQKCRTNKISKK; this is encoded by the coding sequence ATGCGTATTATAGTTGCTATAATCATTACATGTACTACTGCTTTAATGATAAAAGCTGATACTTTATCTATTAAAAATAGTGATAACTATAAGTATACAGAAAACATCAAAGAGGTCCAAGATAGCCATTACTCAGATATATTAGATATAAATGAAGAGATTTGTTTACAAGCTTTTGATCCTTTAGAAAGGATTAATAGAAAAATCTTTTATTTGAACTTGTTTCTTGATTACCTTCTTTTAAGGCCAATAGCTAACTGTTACTATAAAGTAACAAACAATAATGTAAAAGAGGCTGTAGAAAATCTTATTAACAACACTGCTGTGCCAGTTACAGTTATAAATAGTGTATTACAATTTAAATTTAAGAATTCTATAGTTAGTGTATGGCAATTTATAGTAAATACAATTTTAGGTATTGGAGGTTTACATAATATTGCAGCAGACTTTGGCTTGCAGTCTCAACCACTAAATTTTAGCAGTACATTAGCTAGATATGGTGTTAAGTCTGGTCCGTATATTATTTTACCAATTTTTGGTGGTATGAATTTTAGAGATATCAGTAATATAGCATTTTCTCAGTTAAGCCCGTTACAGTACATTATTGATAAAACTCATGCTGACAAATTAATTAATACAGACATTCTATTTAATAAGAAATTTGCTAAAGGAGTTAAAATCATTGACATGGTACATAAAAGAGCTAAATTGTTCGGTAATGCTGAATTTGTCATGAAAAACTCAATAGATCCTTATTCTGTATATAGAAATATTTCATACCAAACATCAGATTATTTTCAAAAATGTCGAACTAATAAAATTTCTAAGAAATGA
- a CDS encoding phospholipid-binding protein MlaC: MIQLKRNIIIFLFFLCSAIPAYATQDVKEYVDSVMQETVSIIKGQFSQQENKRIQLRSLLEKKFDLNSMASSMLGRNKVKLSNDQIDEFNKICKNYILTYCSRMLASYNIGNINIRMVSPNGPLCYIVRTDIIQQNNQVLKVDFLVKKLDQEYKIANIIIEGISFITTHSVEITNVIRDKGFDYLINSLRDKSI, translated from the coding sequence ATGATACAGCTAAAACGTAATATTATTATTTTCTTGTTTTTTTTATGTAGCGCTATTCCTGCTTATGCTACACAAGATGTGAAAGAATATGTCGATAGTGTAATGCAAGAAACAGTCTCTATAATAAAAGGTCAATTTTCACAACAAGAAAATAAACGTATACAGTTAAGATCATTATTAGAGAAAAAATTTGATCTTAACTCAATGGCAAGCTCAATGTTAGGCAGAAACAAAGTTAAACTGTCTAATGATCAAATAGATGAGTTTAATAAAATATGTAAGAATTATATATTAACATACTGTAGTAGAATGCTTGCAAGTTATAATATTGGTAATATTAATATTAGAATGGTATCTCCTAATGGACCTCTTTGCTATATTGTAAGAACTGATATCATACAGCAGAATAATCAAGTATTAAAGGTTGATTTTTTAGTTAAGAAATTAGATCAGGAATATAAAATCGCAAATATAATAATTGAAGGAATAAGTTTTATTACCACTCATTCTGTTGAAATAACAAATGTTATTAGAGATAAAGGTTTTGATTATTTAATTAATAGTTTAAGGGATAAAAGTATATAA
- the hemW gene encoding radical SAM family heme chaperone HemW gives MVFPGNLADESISVYIHWPFCLSKCPYCDFNSHVATKVNFNDWQLAFRKSIKYFEPLLTGKIIKSIFFGGGTPSLMDPELVASILNLLSSLAKFSDTVEITLEANPTSVEAKKFQQFRLAGINRVSIGVQSLRLNNLKFLGRTHDVESAKHAVTLAKTIFPKFSFDLIYAIAEQEVEEWKQELQEAMLIAGSHVSIYQLTIEKGTKFFGDYRKGKFTLPSDETAAKLYNYTNHYLKDLGYRRYEISNYSKIGAECYHNLNYWNYGSYLGIGPGAHSRIVCYNNGVNGDSKSVKAITMQYNPQKWLNDILLASGDGIQDLHTLTDDDVIKEVIIMGLRLSTGISHDRLLELTGCNFQQALSMKYVHQLQDTGYIVMSNNNIRLTDKAMLVYNYIVNKIVIDRYLVAE, from the coding sequence TTGGTTTTTCCTGGTAATTTAGCTGATGAAAGTATATCTGTTTATATTCATTGGCCTTTTTGTTTGTCAAAATGTCCTTATTGTGATTTTAACTCTCATGTTGCTACTAAAGTTAATTTCAATGATTGGCAGCTAGCATTTCGTAAATCAATTAAGTATTTTGAACCTTTGCTAACAGGTAAGATAATTAAGTCTATATTTTTTGGCGGAGGAACTCCTTCGTTAATGGATCCAGAATTAGTAGCAAGTATTCTTAATTTGCTTTCTAGTTTAGCAAAATTTAGTGACACAGTTGAAATTACTCTTGAAGCTAATCCAACATCCGTAGAAGCTAAAAAGTTTCAACAATTTAGGTTGGCTGGTATAAATAGAGTATCCATTGGTGTGCAGTCTTTGCGGCTTAATAACTTGAAATTTTTAGGTCGTACTCATGATGTAGAATCAGCAAAACATGCTGTTACTTTAGCTAAAACAATATTTCCAAAATTTTCATTTGATTTAATCTATGCTATAGCAGAGCAAGAAGTTGAAGAATGGAAACAAGAATTACAAGAAGCAATGCTAATTGCTGGTAGCCATGTTTCCATTTATCAGTTGACAATTGAGAAAGGAACTAAATTTTTTGGCGATTATCGTAAAGGCAAGTTTACACTGCCTAGTGATGAAACAGCTGCTAAACTTTATAACTATACTAACCACTATTTGAAAGATCTTGGTTATCGTCGTTATGAAATTTCAAATTATAGTAAAATTGGAGCTGAATGTTATCATAACTTAAATTATTGGAATTATGGAAGCTATTTAGGAATAGGACCAGGAGCACATAGCCGCATTGTATGTTATAATAATGGAGTTAATGGTGATAGCAAGTCGGTTAAAGCAATAACTATGCAATATAATCCTCAAAAATGGCTGAATGATATTCTACTAGCTAGTGGTGATGGCATTCAAGACTTACATACTTTAACTGATGATGACGTTATTAAAGAAGTCATAATAATGGGTCTACGTCTATCAACAGGAATATCGCACGATAGACTATTAGAATTAACTGGATGTAATTTTCAGCAAGCATTAAGCATGAAATATGTACATCAATTACAAGATACTGGATATATTGTTATGTCTAATAATAATATTAGACTAACAGATAAGGCAATGTTAGTTTATAACTATATAGTTAATAAAATAGTTATTGATAGGTATTTAGTTGCAGAGTAG
- a CDS encoding pyrimidine dimer DNA glycosylase/endonuclease V: MNIFVLHQDPNIAAQMLCDKHIVKMPLETAQLLCSVFLVALNNSDSIVRTKSYTITVPYKLTHCNHPCSIWARISQGNFDWLIKHGQALCKEYTYRYKKEHKSENVINWCDNNKDILLFQTDCIQNFAQALPEQYKCSDAIKAYREYYLHEKLRFARWEKGRKAPNWVKI, from the coding sequence ATGAACATTTTTGTCTTACATCAAGACCCCAATATTGCAGCCCAAATGCTTTGTGATAAGCATATAGTAAAGATGCCACTAGAAACTGCTCAGCTATTGTGTAGTGTATTTTTAGTAGCATTAAATAATTCTGATTCTATAGTTAGGACTAAAAGCTATACCATTACAGTCCCATATAAGCTTACTCACTGCAATCACCCATGCTCTATATGGGCTAGAATATCACAAGGAAATTTTGATTGGTTAATAAAGCATGGACAGGCTTTATGCAAAGAATATACTTACCGGTATAAAAAAGAGCATAAGTCAGAAAATGTAATAAATTGGTGCGACAATAATAAAGATATACTGCTTTTTCAAACAGATTGTATACAAAATTTTGCACAAGCATTGCCAGAACAATATAAATGCAGTGATGCTATTAAAGCTTATAGAGAATATTATTTACATGAGAAGTTAAGGTTTGCAAGATGGGAGAAGGGTAGAAAAGCACCAAATTGGGTAAAAATATAA
- the recO gene encoding DNA repair protein RecO, giving the protein MNFRDKAIILKKRNIKENLAIVTVLTQSYGIYSGIIKDLHSKKNTIIYQIGNIVDFCWSARLDEHLGTINCELVKSYSYLIMSNKRNLLYTHSLIELTLMSFKERELHANLFEKWVENLELINVGNINVKNYINFELLILKEAGYRLNLDRCGVTNCTQNLIYVSPKSGQAISAAVGEPYKHKLLLLPKFLVQNNCEPEDIYEIQAAFNLTAYFFNKYILIKKKLPITRELLLKSILAYSF; this is encoded by the coding sequence ATGAATTTTAGAGACAAAGCAATAATTCTAAAAAAAAGAAATATCAAAGAAAATTTAGCAATTGTAACAGTATTAACTCAATCATATGGAATTTATTCTGGAATTATAAAAGATTTACATAGTAAAAAAAATACAATCATATACCAAATAGGTAATATAGTAGATTTTTGCTGGAGTGCGCGCTTAGATGAGCATTTAGGTACTATAAACTGTGAGCTAGTAAAATCTTACTCCTATTTGATTATGTCTAATAAACGTAATCTACTTTATACTCACAGCTTAATTGAATTAACTTTAATGTCGTTTAAAGAAAGAGAGTTACACGCTAATTTATTTGAAAAATGGGTGGAAAATCTTGAATTAATCAATGTTGGTAATATTAACGTTAAAAATTATATTAATTTTGAGCTTTTAATTTTAAAAGAGGCAGGATATCGACTCAACTTAGATAGGTGCGGTGTTACTAACTGTACGCAAAATTTAATTTATGTTTCACCTAAGTCAGGGCAAGCTATATCTGCAGCTGTTGGAGAGCCATATAAGCACAAATTGTTATTATTACCTAAATTTTTAGTTCAGAATAATTGCGAACCAGAGGATATTTATGAAATTCAAGCCGCATTTAACTTAACAGCGTATTTTTTTAATAAGTATATACTAATAAAAAAAAAATTACCAATTACTAGAGAGCTATTATTAAAAAGTATACTTGCATATAGTTTTTAA
- a CDS encoding transposase family protein, with product MKSDMNYEVVLIDSTESHIERPKKTKILLFRKEEKAYTKNSNSGRQPNIQVICTDFSNGKKHNFRLFKESKILIHRKVNAITVSITGYQGIQKIHNNSELPKKKSKKNPLTKNDKKNNRRLAGERVVNENVIGMLKRFKIIADKYRNRCKRFGLRFNLISGIYNFELP from the coding sequence ATGAAGAGTGATATGAATTATGAAGTAGTCTTAATTGATTCTACCGAGAGTCATATAGAAAGACCCAAAAAAACAAAAATTCTACTATTCAGGAAAGAAGAAAAGGCATACACTAAAAACTCAAATAGTGGTAGACAACCAAACATACAAGTAATATGTACAGATTTTTCTAACGGTAAAAAACATAACTTTAGATTATTTAAGGAATCCAAAATTCTTATTCATCGTAAGGTTAACGCGATTACTGTTTCAATTACAGGGTATCAAGGTATACAAAAAATTCACAATAATTCTGAATTACCAAAGAAAAAAAGCAAGAAAAATCCTTTAACTAAAAATGATAAAAAAAATAATCGTAGGTTAGCAGGAGAAAGAGTTGTCAATGAAAACGTTATTGGTATGCTAAAACGCTTCAAAATTATTGCTGATAAATATCGAAATAGATGTAAAAGATTCGGTCTTAGATTTAATTTGATCTCTGGCATTTATAATTTTGAACTACCTTAA
- a CDS encoding DUF721 domain-containing protein, whose product MQLISKTTFQIIRNILSSKYGKEYADIVLHWDKIVGPKLQGQSYPYKVIYPKNSNNCTLYVNVYDSVTNLELNFQREIITEKIAIYLGYKSIKKVIINLKPTLNTKN is encoded by the coding sequence ATGCAATTAATCAGCAAAACTACTTTTCAAATTATACGAAACATACTTTCAAGCAAATACGGAAAAGAATATGCTGATATAGTATTGCACTGGGATAAAATCGTTGGCCCAAAACTTCAAGGACAATCCTATCCATACAAAGTTATTTATCCAAAAAACTCTAATAATTGCACACTATATGTTAATGTTTATGACTCAGTTACAAATCTTGAACTTAATTTTCAGAGAGAAATAATTACTGAGAAAATTGCTATTTATTTGGGCTATAAATCTATAAAGAAGGTTATAATTAACTTAAAGCCCACTCTAAATACTAAAAATTAA
- the radC gene encoding RadC family protein, with translation MNSQYYIGHRKRLKERFLRSIPSDSLPDYELLELLLFHSIPRQDVKPIAKELLKQFTTLSNVVYAEKDKLMSLPMVSNSVCVPIFLVKEFIRRILAQKVINQHVLSSWSALLEYLKITMGKAKTEQFRVLFLNKKNIIIADELHGVGTVDQTPVYPREIVKRALFHEASAIILVHNHPSGTPKPSAIDIEITTKIVEACKTFSIIVHDHVIICSNNFFSFKSNLLL, from the coding sequence ATGAATTCACAATATTACATTGGTCATAGAAAAAGATTAAAAGAACGCTTTTTACGATCTATTCCTAGTGATAGTTTGCCTGACTATGAGCTGCTAGAATTACTACTGTTTCACTCAATTCCAAGACAAGATGTAAAACCAATAGCAAAAGAATTGCTTAAGCAATTTACTACCCTATCCAATGTAGTATATGCTGAAAAAGATAAGCTTATGTCTTTACCTATGGTAAGTAATTCAGTCTGTGTACCAATATTTTTAGTCAAAGAGTTTATTCGTAGAATTCTAGCACAAAAAGTAATCAATCAACATGTGCTAAGCTCTTGGTCAGCTTTATTAGAATACTTAAAAATTACTATGGGGAAAGCTAAAACTGAACAATTTCGCGTATTATTTCTTAATAAAAAAAATATTATTATTGCAGATGAACTACATGGTGTTGGCACAGTTGATCAAACTCCAGTATATCCAAGAGAAATAGTTAAAAGAGCATTATTTCATGAAGCAAGTGCTATAATACTTGTACATAACCATCCTAGCGGCACTCCTAAACCATCAGCAATAGATATTGAAATTACTACAAAGATTGTTGAAGCTTGTAAAACTTTTAGCATTATTGTACATGATCATGTTATTATCTGTAGTAACAATTTTTTTAGTTTTAAATCAAACTTACTTTTATAA
- the rpsL gene encoding 30S ribosomal protein S12, with protein sequence MPTNNQLVRCGRKSKIRASKSPALNGNPFAKGVCVLVKTITPRKPNSALRKMARVRFRNGTCVNAYIPGEGHNLQEHSTVLVRGGRVPDLPGVRYHIVRGVYDTQGVKNRKQGRSRYGTKRPK encoded by the coding sequence ATGCCAACAAATAATCAACTAGTGCGTTGTGGCCGTAAATCTAAAATTAGAGCTTCTAAATCGCCAGCTCTAAACGGGAATCCTTTTGCTAAAGGAGTATGCGTTTTAGTTAAAACTATTACACCTAGAAAGCCTAATTCTGCTTTACGAAAAATGGCACGTGTGCGTTTCAGAAATGGGACTTGTGTTAATGCTTATATTCCTGGAGAGGGGCATAATCTACAGGAACACTCTACAGTATTAGTAAGGGGTGGGAGAGTTCCAGATTTGCCTGGTGTGCGTTATCATATTGTACGTGGTGTTTATGATACTCAGGGAGTTAAAAATCGTAAACAAGGTCGTTCAAGGTATGGTACTAAGCGTCCAAAGTAA
- the rpsG gene encoding 30S ribosomal protein S7 — protein MSRRCTEVKRKSLPSNKYQSISSATPNQIMLASKLINKLTHHGNKEIVEKMLDKIIQHIKHKYKADGFEILESACNNVKPSLQVESLRIGGATYQVPSPVNELRSYTLAIKWIINSAANRTFEKSMWQKIAEELYEASNGRGGAVKKKDDNHKMAEANQAFSHLITKRRSRGN, from the coding sequence ATGTCACGTCGTTGTACGGAAGTAAAAAGAAAGTCATTACCAAGCAATAAATATCAAAGCATATCTTCTGCTACACCTAATCAAATAATGTTAGCTAGTAAGTTGATTAATAAACTTACACATCATGGTAACAAAGAGATTGTGGAAAAAATGCTTGATAAAATAATTCAGCATATAAAGCATAAATATAAAGCTGATGGTTTTGAGATTTTGGAGTCTGCATGTAATAATGTTAAGCCATCTCTTCAAGTTGAATCGTTAAGAATAGGTGGGGCTACTTACCAAGTTCCTTCTCCTGTTAATGAATTAAGGAGTTACACTTTAGCTATTAAATGGATTATTAATTCAGCTGCTAATCGTACTTTTGAAAAGTCTATGTGGCAGAAAATAGCAGAAGAATTATATGAAGCTTCAAATGGCAGAGGTGGAGCAGTTAAGAAAAAGGATGATAATCATAAAATGGCAGAGGCTAACCAAGCATTTTCTCATTTAATCACTAAGAGGAGGTCCAGAGGTAATTAA